From the Accumulibacter sp. genome, one window contains:
- the pfkB gene encoding 1-phosphofructokinase: MSLPLAVATIGLNPAIDHHIGIAGFTVGALNRVSREEIHAGGKAVNVAACLADLGVGVALTGLLGSDNAEVFERLFASKGICDRCVRFPGRTRSNIKIVSGAPPQVTEINLHGCFPGEGYLEEVERAVDVLVADCSCFVLAGSLPASVPAGLYRELIARLQAAGKRVALDTSGVALQLGVSARPWLIKPNLAELEELTGEPLPDSAAAASAARRLVAGGIEQVVVSLGERGALFVTADRCLQAIPPPTIVSSTVGAGDALLAGQIAGCLRGWRLADSARLAIACASAKLGMVGSGLPPRPQLAALMADVVLRELDRG, translated from the coding sequence ATGAGTCTTCCCCTGGCTGTCGCCACCATCGGCCTGAATCCGGCGATCGACCACCACATCGGCATTGCGGGCTTCACCGTTGGAGCGCTCAATCGCGTCAGCCGGGAGGAAATCCACGCCGGCGGCAAGGCGGTGAATGTCGCCGCCTGCCTGGCCGACCTCGGCGTCGGCGTTGCCCTCACCGGGCTGCTCGGCAGCGACAATGCCGAAGTCTTCGAGCGACTGTTTGCCAGCAAGGGAATCTGCGACCGCTGTGTGCGCTTCCCGGGTCGCACGCGCAGCAACATCAAGATCGTCAGCGGCGCGCCGCCGCAGGTGACCGAGATCAACCTTCACGGCTGCTTCCCTGGTGAAGGATACCTGGAGGAAGTCGAACGAGCGGTCGACGTCCTGGTTGCCGACTGCAGCTGTTTCGTGCTCGCCGGCAGCCTGCCGGCCAGCGTCCCCGCCGGCCTCTACCGCGAGCTGATCGCCCGCCTGCAGGCAGCGGGCAAGCGGGTCGCGCTCGACACCAGCGGCGTCGCCCTGCAGCTCGGAGTCAGCGCCCGACCGTGGCTGATCAAGCCGAATCTCGCCGAACTCGAGGAACTGACGGGCGAGCCGCTGCCCGACTCCGCTGCCGCCGCCAGCGCCGCCAGACGACTCGTCGCCGGCGGCATCGAGCAGGTGGTGGTCTCGCTCGGTGAGCGCGGCGCGCTGTTCGTCACCGCCGATCGCTGCCTGCAGGCGATCCCGCCACCGACGATCGTCAGCAGCACCGTCGGTGCCGGGGACGCACTGCTCGCCGGCCAGATCGCCGGCTGTCTGCGCGGCTGGCGGCTGGCGGACAGTGCTCGCCTCGCCATCGCCTGCGCCAGCGCCAAGCTGGGCATGGTCGGCAGCGGTCTGCCGCCGCGGCCGCAGCTCGCGGCGCTGATGGCCGACGTCGTCTTGCGCGAACTCGATCGTGGCTAG
- a CDS encoding NAD(P)H-hydrate dehydratase: MKTGTRSQPLYHSKALRSVEMLAAEQPLMQRAGLAAAELATSLCRLQGAAVLVLAGPGNNGGDAFVAARLLRERRFAVSLVFAGEVGRLPPDAAAACRRFLDDGGTLLDGIPVGERWAMIIDGLFGIGLQRPVAGRYGELVQAANTLAARDRCPLLALDCPSGLDADTGRLCGATIRASHTISFIAGKPGLHTGDGPDHCGTISVASLDLDAERLAKASARTVGVDLLLDHLRPRARNSHKGSNGGAGILGGAASMVGAAFLAGRAALRLGSGRVYLGLLDGQAPAIDPLQPELMLRQPESLLAAPLTALACGPGMGRGDDAGEWLRRACSLPLPLLLDADALHLLAGESGLRQEVLARAAPTLLSPHPSEAARLLDCSTASVQDDRPRAARELAARYGAVTVLKGCGSIVAAPGGEWFVNTSGNPGLATAGTGDVLSGFIVALLAQGWPALEAMLAAVHLHGVAADERVAAGSGPIGLTAGEIIDSARAAFNRWVARGR, from the coding sequence ATGAAAACAGGAACCCGCTCGCAACCGCTCTATCATTCCAAGGCCTTGCGCAGCGTCGAGATGCTGGCGGCCGAGCAGCCGCTGATGCAGCGCGCCGGGCTCGCGGCCGCCGAGCTGGCGACCTCGCTCTGCCGCCTGCAGGGGGCAGCGGTGCTGGTACTGGCCGGACCCGGCAACAACGGCGGCGACGCCTTCGTCGCCGCCCGTCTGTTGCGCGAACGCCGCTTCGCCGTCAGTCTGGTCTTCGCCGGCGAGGTTGGCCGCCTGCCGCCGGACGCGGCGGCGGCGTGCAGGCGCTTCCTCGACGATGGCGGGACGCTGCTCGACGGCATCCCGGTCGGCGAGCGCTGGGCGATGATCATCGACGGCCTCTTCGGTATCGGCCTGCAGCGTCCGGTCGCCGGCCGCTACGGCGAGCTGGTTCAGGCAGCCAACACACTTGCCGCGCGCGACCGCTGCCCGCTGCTCGCACTCGACTGTCCGAGCGGCCTCGATGCCGACACCGGCAGGCTGTGCGGTGCGACCATCCGGGCCAGCCACACGATCAGCTTCATTGCCGGCAAGCCGGGCCTGCATACCGGTGACGGTCCGGATCATTGCGGCACGATCTCGGTGGCGTCGCTGGATCTCGACGCCGAGCGCCTGGCGAAGGCGAGTGCGCGCACGGTCGGCGTGGACCTGCTGCTCGATCACCTGCGGCCGCGCGCCCGCAATTCGCACAAGGGCAGCAACGGCGGCGCCGGCATCCTCGGTGGTGCGGCGAGCATGGTCGGTGCCGCCTTTCTCGCCGGTCGCGCTGCGCTGCGGCTGGGCAGTGGCCGCGTCTATCTGGGCCTGCTCGACGGGCAGGCGCCGGCGATCGACCCGCTGCAGCCCGAACTGATGCTGCGGCAGCCGGAATCGCTGCTGGCGGCGCCGCTGACCGCGCTCGCCTGCGGGCCGGGGATGGGCCGCGGCGACGATGCAGGGGAATGGCTGCGACGCGCCTGCTCGCTGCCGCTGCCACTGCTGCTCGATGCCGACGCGCTGCACCTGCTCGCCGGCGAGTCGGGCCTGCGGCAGGAGGTGCTGGCGCGTGCCGCGCCGACGCTGCTGAGTCCGCATCCGAGCGAGGCGGCTCGCCTGCTCGACTGCAGCACGGCAAGCGTGCAGGACGATCGGCCGCGCGCTGCGCGCGAACTCGCCGCGCGCTACGGCGCGGTGACGGTGCTGAAGGGCTGCGGCAGCATCGTCGCCGCACCGGGCGGTGAGTGGTTCGTCAATACCAGCGGCAACCCCGGGCTGGCGACCGCTGGCACCGGCGACGTGCTCAGCGGCTTCATCGTCGCCCTGCTGGCACAGGGATGGCCGGCGCTCGAGGCGATGCTGGCGGCGGTGCACCTGCACGGCGTCGCCGCCGACGAGCGGGTGGCCGCTGGCAGTGGGCCGATCGGACTGACCGCCGGCGAGATCATCGACAGCGCGCGCGCCGCGTTCAACCGCTGGGTCGCGCGTGGCCGATAG
- a CDS encoding M48 family metallopeptidase, giving the protein MSVETLSVGDLLFEVRRSSRRRTLGLTVDRSGELKVYAPEATPREYLEKWVEGRLVWVHQKLAIKEASRPPLPSMEYASGDAIYYLGRSYRVRFVADQAEPVQCRVGWLELRQTDRAAARTLIREWFQGTGGAWIKERVTLLSDRYGLAPSAVEVLDLGNRWGSCSTSGRLNFNWRLLQFPIRLIDYVIIHELVHLVAPHHGDDYWRRLEALIPDYADRKAQLLESTREYDRV; this is encoded by the coding sequence ATGAGCGTGGAAACGCTCTCGGTTGGCGATCTGCTATTTGAGGTCAGGCGCAGCAGTAGGCGCAGGACCTTGGGTCTAACCGTTGATCGATCAGGCGAGCTCAAGGTCTACGCGCCAGAAGCCACGCCTCGTGAGTACTTGGAAAAATGGGTCGAAGGCCGCTTGGTCTGGGTACACCAGAAGCTGGCAATCAAGGAGGCATCTCGCCCCCCACTACCTTCAATGGAGTACGCGAGTGGTGATGCCATCTACTACCTGGGCCGAAGCTACCGCGTTCGCTTCGTGGCAGACCAGGCAGAACCCGTGCAGTGCCGAGTTGGGTGGCTCGAGTTGAGGCAGACGGACCGGGCCGCTGCTCGTACTTTGATCCGTGAGTGGTTTCAGGGAACCGGCGGGGCTTGGATCAAGGAACGCGTCACACTGTTGTCTGACCGGTACGGGCTTGCGCCCAGCGCCGTCGAGGTTCTCGATTTGGGCAACCGCTGGGGGTCCTGCAGCACGTCCGGTCGACTGAACTTCAACTGGCGACTGCTTCAGTTTCCAATCCGATTGATCGACTACGTGATCATCCATGAGTTGGTCCATCTCGTGGCGCCACATCATGGCGACGACTACTGGCGTCGACTGGAGGCGCTGATTCCCGATTACGCCGATCGCAAAGCGCAGCTGCTCGAATCTACGCGGGAGTATGATCGTGTTTGA
- a CDS encoding response regulator transcription factor yields MRLLLIEDDDILGEGLRDFLAVDGHRVDWCRTLQQVAAHEGEPYDALLVDWQLPDGSGLDWLRGRRRRGDATPALMLTARDLLDDRVRGLDSGADDYLVKPFAPEELAARLRAVSRRIAGSADTRRRFGEVEVDLVAHAVRVSGQRVELTSREWAILEALLLRPGRIVSKADLERLVLGFAAEWASNAVEVHVAALRRKLGRAMVETVRGIGYRLASGQ; encoded by the coding sequence ATGCGACTGCTGCTGATCGAAGACGACGACATCCTCGGCGAGGGACTGCGCGACTTCCTGGCAGTCGACGGCCATCGCGTGGACTGGTGCCGGACGCTGCAACAGGTCGCGGCCCACGAAGGTGAGCCCTACGATGCCCTGCTGGTGGACTGGCAGTTGCCGGACGGTTCGGGACTCGACTGGCTGCGCGGACGGCGCCGCCGCGGCGACGCCACGCCGGCGCTGATGCTGACGGCGCGCGACCTCCTCGATGACCGCGTCCGCGGCCTCGACAGCGGCGCCGACGACTACCTGGTCAAGCCCTTCGCACCAGAGGAACTGGCGGCCCGCCTGCGCGCGGTGAGCCGGCGAATCGCCGGCAGCGCCGACACGCGGCGGCGCTTCGGCGAGGTCGAGGTGGATCTGGTCGCCCACGCGGTCCGGGTGAGCGGACAGCGCGTCGAGCTCACCAGCCGCGAGTGGGCCATTCTCGAAGCGCTGCTTCTGCGCCCCGGCCGCATCGTCAGCAAGGCGGACCTCGAGAGACTGGTACTCGGCTTTGCCGCCGAATGGGCCAGCAACGCCGTCGAGGTCCATGTCGCCGCCCTGCGCCGCAAGCTGGGGCGAGCGATGGTCGAAACCGTGCGCGGCATCGGTTATCGTCTCGCGAGCGGTCAGTGA
- a CDS encoding type I restriction endonuclease subunit R, producing the protein MTYGSENNKIEWEGLLVEQPFCQQLEMMGWEWLTGDTDVPELTERANFREVLLKDRLANALRKINLGPPGANGAQPWLDEARIERAIRQLELTAGLRLMEANRQATELLFKGAVTDGLPGWDAGRQQPLRYIDFDHPENNDFLVINQFKVQLTSGRGHIIPDAVLFVNGIPLAVAEFKSPGIEAPIAQAINQLLRYTNQRKELYPEQYSEDEGAERLFHTNQLLIASNFFEARAATIGAPPEAYLEWADTSPVPMSQVGEEVGLIPRTQEIAEAEEVASAELRALGPEQADRAGTPLFYRQQAPETSTDAAQSVAPAADNKGLASQQILVAGMLRPDHLLDVIRNFTLFQSGEGKTRKVVARYQQFRAVHKAIERLKTGRSRVVGAERDERGGIVWHTQGSGKSLTMVFLVRKMRTLDDLKKFKIVVVTDRSDLEKQLRETASLTGETVRPSEGDKQRRESATAATQRILAEESPDIVFAMIQKYQDQEARREADKIKLTIARKEIRIAEQGENKAPERIEELKQVTFEEKIQFERFPELNDSENILVLVDEAHRSHTRTLHRNLHKALPNAAIIGFTGTPILSKEKTETREIFGDYIDRYLLQDAEMDGATVPILYEGRTADGMVKDATSLDQVFEDLFRGYTDTELAMIKAKYATQGDVLEAPLLIEKKAADMLRHYVSVVLPEGYKGQVVATSRNAAAIYFEKLAVAKAALVAQLEAISPAILALSEDDQAKLDAETRFLIDVHPKLDLIRALEFSVVMSGNHNDPESWKKWTDKEKQEELVERFKRRLATAKSEKTDPLGLLIVTNMLLTGFDAPIEQVMYLDRRIIAHDLLQAIARVNRTSGLKPRGYVVDYIGVARHLNDALGDYDADDLKGIGLDINTELPKLRDRHARVMAVFSDRGVTDLLSGVQAAVDLLADLKIRADFINKLRLFYETLSILEHRPEVTPEMFRDAKLLGFINKVAANLYRDSTLNLLGVPERVRALIDKHVAARGVDPKIPPITITDTDFEKVVAGQKSSKTRAAEMQHAARYHIVSFELQNPAYAKKMSEKLKEILKSFKDNWDALEQALKQFIKELKEGDRNDFPGLDPDVQVPFVRLVLEVASKKAAFDTTREQQLVCMTVDLVDHIRQEIKRVGFWKNAYAREMLTKHLVRQLMTTGGLQAQAARDLAFQLVALAKHNHEVLVG; encoded by the coding sequence ATGACTTACGGCAGCGAGAACAACAAGATCGAATGGGAGGGCCTGCTGGTCGAGCAGCCCTTCTGCCAGCAGCTCGAAATGATGGGATGGGAGTGGCTGACCGGTGACACCGATGTTCCCGAACTCACCGAGCGTGCAAATTTTCGTGAGGTGCTGCTGAAGGATCGGCTGGCCAACGCGCTGCGGAAGATCAATCTCGGCCCGCCTGGTGCAAATGGAGCGCAGCCCTGGCTGGATGAGGCTCGCATCGAGCGGGCAATTCGCCAACTGGAATTGACCGCCGGCCTGCGTTTGATGGAGGCGAATCGGCAAGCTACCGAATTGCTTTTCAAGGGTGCGGTGACCGATGGCTTGCCCGGATGGGACGCTGGTCGTCAGCAACCGCTACGCTACATTGACTTCGACCATCCGGAGAACAACGACTTTCTGGTCATCAACCAGTTCAAGGTGCAACTGACCAGCGGGCGGGGGCACATCATTCCCGATGCGGTGCTGTTCGTGAATGGCATCCCGCTGGCTGTGGCGGAATTCAAGAGCCCAGGTATCGAGGCGCCTATCGCCCAGGCGATCAACCAGCTGCTGCGTTACACCAATCAGCGCAAGGAGTTGTATCCCGAACAGTACAGCGAAGACGAAGGGGCCGAGCGGCTGTTCCATACCAATCAGCTGCTGATCGCCAGCAACTTCTTCGAGGCCCGTGCGGCGACCATCGGTGCCCCGCCGGAAGCCTATCTGGAATGGGCAGATACCAGCCCGGTGCCGATGTCGCAGGTAGGCGAGGAAGTCGGGCTGATCCCGCGCACTCAGGAAATAGCCGAGGCCGAGGAGGTAGCGTCCGCCGAGCTGCGTGCGCTCGGGCCGGAGCAGGCAGATCGGGCCGGGACGCCGTTGTTCTATCGGCAACAAGCGCCCGAGACCTCAACTGACGCCGCGCAGTCTGTGGCACCCGCCGCCGACAACAAGGGCCTGGCGAGTCAGCAGATACTGGTCGCTGGCATGCTGCGCCCGGATCATCTGCTGGATGTGATCCGCAATTTCACCCTGTTCCAGTCGGGAGAAGGCAAGACGCGCAAGGTGGTGGCGCGCTATCAGCAGTTCCGTGCCGTGCACAAGGCCATCGAGCGCCTGAAAACGGGCCGCAGTCGGGTCGTGGGTGCGGAGCGGGACGAGCGCGGCGGCATCGTCTGGCATACGCAGGGTTCTGGCAAGAGCCTGACGATGGTGTTCCTGGTGCGCAAGATGCGCACGCTGGACGATCTCAAGAAGTTCAAGATCGTTGTAGTCACGGATCGCAGCGACCTGGAGAAGCAATTACGCGAAACGGCCTCCCTTACCGGCGAGACCGTCCGCCCATCCGAGGGTGACAAGCAGCGGCGTGAGTCGGCGACTGCCGCGACACAGCGGATCCTGGCCGAGGAATCCCCGGATATCGTGTTCGCCATGATCCAGAAATATCAGGATCAGGAGGCGCGGCGCGAGGCCGACAAGATCAAATTGACCATCGCCCGCAAGGAGATCCGCATCGCCGAGCAGGGGGAAAACAAAGCCCCCGAGCGGATCGAGGAACTCAAGCAGGTCACCTTCGAGGAGAAAATCCAGTTCGAGCGGTTCCCCGAGCTGAACGACTCCGAGAACATCCTGGTGCTCGTCGATGAAGCTCATCGCTCCCACACCCGGACGCTACATCGGAACTTGCACAAGGCTCTACCGAATGCGGCCATCATCGGTTTTACCGGCACGCCCATTCTGTCCAAGGAAAAAACGGAGACGCGGGAAATCTTCGGCGATTACATCGACCGATATCTGCTTCAGGATGCAGAGATGGACGGCGCTACCGTGCCCATCCTCTACGAGGGCCGCACTGCCGACGGCATGGTGAAGGACGCAACGAGTCTCGATCAGGTATTCGAGGACTTGTTCCGGGGATACACCGATACTGAACTCGCCATGATCAAGGCCAAGTACGCGACACAGGGCGACGTGCTGGAAGCGCCGCTGCTGATCGAGAAAAAGGCGGCGGACATGCTTCGGCACTACGTGAGCGTGGTGCTGCCTGAGGGATACAAAGGCCAGGTGGTCGCCACCAGCCGCAATGCGGCGGCGATCTATTTCGAGAAACTCGCGGTAGCGAAGGCCGCTCTCGTGGCGCAGTTGGAGGCCATCTCACCGGCCATTCTTGCCCTATCCGAGGACGACCAGGCCAAGTTGGATGCCGAAACTCGATTCCTGATCGACGTGCATCCGAAGCTTGATCTGATTCGAGCGCTGGAATTTTCCGTGGTCATGTCCGGCAACCACAACGATCCCGAATCGTGGAAGAAGTGGACTGACAAGGAGAAACAGGAGGAACTGGTCGAGCGTTTCAAGCGACGTCTGGCGACAGCGAAGTCGGAGAAAACCGACCCACTGGGCCTCTTGATCGTAACCAATATGCTGCTGACGGGCTTCGATGCACCGATCGAGCAGGTGATGTATCTCGACCGCAGAATCATTGCGCATGATCTGTTGCAGGCTATCGCCCGCGTGAACCGCACCAGCGGCCTCAAACCGCGCGGCTACGTGGTGGATTACATCGGGGTAGCCCGCCATTTGAATGATGCCTTGGGCGATTACGACGCCGACGATCTCAAAGGCATCGGCCTCGACATCAATACCGAGCTGCCGAAGCTGCGTGACCGCCACGCGCGGGTGATGGCGGTGTTCTCGGATCGTGGTGTAACGGATTTGCTCAGCGGCGTCCAGGCGGCGGTCGACCTGCTCGCCGACCTGAAAATCCGTGCCGACTTCATCAACAAGCTGCGTCTCTTTTACGAAACGCTGAGCATCCTCGAACACCGTCCGGAGGTAACGCCGGAGATGTTCCGCGATGCCAAGTTGCTGGGCTTCATCAACAAGGTCGCCGCCAATTTGTATCGGGACTCGACGCTGAATTTGCTCGGCGTGCCAGAGCGTGTCCGGGCCTTGATCGACAAGCACGTAGCAGCCAGGGGTGTTGATCCCAAGATTCCGCCGATCACGATTACCGACACGGATTTCGAGAAGGTGGTGGCGGGGCAGAAATCATCGAAGACCCGAGCGGCCGAGATGCAGCACGCCGCGCGGTATCACATCGTCAGTTTTGAACTCCAGAACCCAGCCTACGCCAAGAAGATGAGCGAGAAGCTGAAGGAGATTCTCAAGTCCTTCAAGGACAACTGGGACGCGCTGGAACAGGCACTCAAACAGTTCATCAAGGAGTTGAAGGAGGGCGACCGTAACGACTTCCCGGGGCTCGATCCGGATGTTCAGGTTCCGTTTGTACGGCTGGTACTGGAAGTGGCATCCAAGAAAGCGGCGTTCGACACCACTCGGGAGCAACAACTGGTCTGCATGACGGTCGACCTCGTCGACCATATCCGGCAGGAAATCAAACGTGTTGGATTCTGGAAGAATGCTTACGCCCGCGAGATGCTGACCAAACATCTGGTGCGCCAGTTGATGACCACGGGTGGACTGCAAGCCCAAGCTGCACGAGATCTTGCCTTCCAGTTGGTGGCGCTGGCGAAACACAATCATGAGGTATTGGTGGGATGA
- a CDS encoding DMT family transporter, whose product MADSHAGERLSVTGVLFCLLALFLFSALDATAKYLSSFLAVPLLVWARYLVQLLLMLLSVAPRLGRSILFTRRPGLMALRGVTLAGVTLLGQMALTTLPLAETTAMVFVAPLLVALLAGPLLHERVGLRTWLATLAGFCGVLLIARPGGSLSAAGVACALGAALFYAAYQLLTRKLVASEPPLRLLFHTALFGTLALTPLLSLHWDGRLPSLGQGLLIVSLGVYGGVGHFLLIRALQRTPASLLSPLLYGQLVWATLLGWLVFAQLPDALTMAGMLIIGAAGLSLAVGARAGGLAG is encoded by the coding sequence GTGGCCGATAGCCACGCTGGCGAGCGGCTCTCGGTTACCGGGGTCCTGTTCTGCCTGCTGGCGCTGTTCCTGTTCTCCGCTCTCGACGCGACGGCGAAGTACCTGAGCAGCTTCCTCGCCGTGCCGCTGCTCGTCTGGGCGCGCTATCTGGTGCAGTTGCTGCTGATGCTGCTGAGTGTCGCGCCGCGGCTCGGGCGCAGCATCCTGTTCACCCGCCGGCCGGGACTGATGGCGCTGCGTGGCGTCACCCTGGCGGGTGTGACGCTGCTCGGGCAGATGGCGCTGACGACGCTGCCGCTTGCCGAGACGACGGCGATGGTCTTCGTCGCGCCGCTGCTGGTGGCCTTGCTCGCGGGACCGCTGCTGCATGAACGGGTCGGCTTGCGGACTTGGCTGGCGACCCTCGCCGGTTTCTGCGGGGTGCTGCTGATCGCGCGGCCGGGTGGCAGCCTGAGTGCTGCCGGGGTGGCCTGCGCGCTTGGCGCGGCGCTCTTCTATGCCGCCTACCAGTTGCTGACGCGCAAGCTCGTCGCCAGCGAACCGCCGCTGCGCCTGCTCTTCCATACGGCGCTGTTCGGCACGCTGGCGCTGACGCCGCTGCTGTCCTTGCATTGGGATGGACGGCTGCCGAGCCTCGGGCAAGGGCTGCTCATCGTCTCGCTCGGCGTGTACGGGGGGGTGGGCCATTTCCTGCTGATCCGCGCCCTGCAGCGGACGCCGGCATCGCTGCTCTCGCCGCTGCTCTACGGCCAGCTGGTCTGGGCCACCCTGCTCGGCTGGCTGGTCTTTGCGCAGTTGCCGGATGCGCTGACGATGGCCGGCATGCTGATCATCGGCGCCGCCGGGCTCAGCCTTGCCGTCGGCGCTCGAGCCGGCGGCCTGGCGGGCTAG
- a CDS encoding sensor histidine kinase produces the protein MKALPPPSIRARLTLVLLASSMLWIIAVAAAVWLTVHDEVDELLDDTLQAAAEGLRGPLSQLPAIGPAGSAESPATSASGRFAWQVVDHLAESGAQVVAASALAPAAPLRLVASGGFSDSDAWRVFGIPLTDGRRWLYVAQTHAERQEALAETALNAALATLAITLLAQVWLQAQIRHELRPLQRLAEHLADGDPEDPGAALGPAERRELQPVHRAIDELTRRVALRLERERAFTGHAAHSLRTPLAGIDAQLAVALRESPASLQPRLQRVRTAARRLHRVVSALLALFRSSAALHPQELDVADLIPRLAVEGLTFELADRRMLTADADLLSAALLNLFDNSLRHGATTIHLSLPGSNVLRVHDNGTGVSEGERERLQNVLRGQVDAAGGGLGLLLVDLIARAHGGSLQLPAVERGFTAELHLAARQPAA, from the coding sequence GTGAAAGCCCTGCCGCCACCTTCGATCCGGGCTCGCCTGACCCTCGTACTGCTCGCCTCGTCGATGCTGTGGATCATCGCCGTCGCCGCTGCCGTCTGGCTGACCGTGCACGACGAGGTTGACGAACTGCTCGACGACACGCTGCAGGCGGCAGCCGAGGGTTTGCGCGGTCCGCTGTCACAGCTGCCGGCGATCGGGCCGGCAGGCTCCGCAGAGAGCCCGGCAACGAGCGCCAGCGGGCGCTTTGCCTGGCAGGTGGTCGATCACCTCGCCGAGAGCGGGGCGCAGGTGGTCGCCGCCTCGGCGCTGGCACCCGCCGCACCGCTGCGCCTGGTTGCCTCCGGAGGTTTCAGCGACAGCGACGCGTGGCGCGTCTTCGGCATTCCCCTGACCGATGGCAGGCGCTGGCTCTATGTCGCGCAGACGCACGCCGAGCGCCAGGAGGCGCTGGCAGAAACGGCGCTGAACGCAGCGCTGGCGACGCTGGCGATCACCCTGCTGGCACAGGTCTGGCTGCAGGCGCAGATTCGCCACGAACTGCGACCTCTGCAGCGCCTGGCGGAGCACCTCGCCGATGGCGATCCGGAAGACCCTGGCGCGGCGCTCGGCCCGGCCGAGCGCAGGGAACTGCAACCGGTGCACCGCGCCATCGACGAGCTGACCCGACGAGTGGCTCTCCGGCTGGAGCGCGAGAGAGCCTTCACCGGCCATGCCGCGCACTCGCTGCGCACCCCGCTCGCCGGCATCGACGCACAGCTTGCGGTCGCCCTGCGCGAGTCGCCCGCGAGTCTGCAGCCCCGCCTGCAGCGCGTGCGAACCGCTGCACGCCGCCTGCACCGAGTCGTCAGTGCCCTCCTGGCGCTCTTCCGCAGTTCGGCCGCGCTGCATCCACAGGAGCTTGACGTCGCCGATTTGATCCCGCGCCTCGCGGTCGAGGGTCTGACCTTCGAGCTTGCCGACCGGCGAATGTTGACCGCCGATGCCGACCTGCTCTCCGCCGCGCTGCTCAACCTCTTCGACAATTCACTGCGCCACGGTGCCACCACCATCCATCTGTCGCTACCGGGCAGCAACGTCCTGCGCGTCCACGACAATGGCACGGGCGTCAGCGAAGGGGAAAGGGAGCGCCTGCAGAACGTACTGCGCGGCCAGGTCGATGCGGCTGGCGGTGGTCTCGGACTGCTGCTGGTCGATCTCATTGCGCGTGCCCACGGCGGATCCCTGCAACTGCCCGCGGTCGAGCGCGGCTTCACCGCGGAACTCCACCTCGCCGCCCGGCAACCCGCGGCATGA